A part of Gambusia affinis linkage group LG21, SWU_Gaff_1.0, whole genome shotgun sequence genomic DNA contains:
- the buc gene encoding bucky ball, whose protein sequence is MKMEDPSKQPPPFGSGAQRSSHPRPFFFVQPPSQPYYLYPPWHLTNPYSHFGPPAGFNFGRPSLHPYPYMPYPGFVLPHAPLYPVDYRRMFEPRFQAPAWGDIPRQQYHPQPPGRRETACSGAQTDPSDAINKLIECLDKIRATELHSTDREQDSGIGSQSSGIFSPVEEKAEKQGHPLPSEPNHGSLESPGVTSNDSIGGVYDGKSSQVILDHLSPDGAWTGRLEEELPIDSSSVHEEYLHQLAPDEHFVSHEMEVPDIQSNISVTVPICDAEKDHKSSLPSSHLVLTEAKVSKVEDSMTSCDQIKPDEGYQIIKLPFDGVFSPGAVQLSSPAAPYLCNYLPMQTTHERMSVLSPSLDELSSRDEMFSTDLDDTDLFPKHMYTGRRFSAVIGGSPPAADDEEDAWSPKSKRVVCACCGKNLEKGTSRNKIHSSKVYHDEAGDSEEEGVYGRGCEQPIRVVVRKHSAPRKTQTVQRHLAKPWYKKGQYKGMPDSMKQVESHEACQQEAAESETEELDSRELQCRTCQDGLCRADVATTGQGRWPAGEAIPRRRHATPLQRQEMSPQWKVMYHRPRDDDQEGEEEVLPLSWERGSTVRGEPRC, encoded by the exons ATGAAAATGGAAG ATCCAAGCAAACAGCCTCCCCCCTTTGGCAGTGGAGCTCAGAGAAGCTCCCATCCCAGACCTTTCTTCTTCGTCCAGCCACCTTCTCAGCCGTATTATCTCTACCCTCCCTGGCACCTTACCAACCCATACAGCCACTTTGGACCGCCTGCAG GTTTTAACTTTGGCCGCCCCAGTCTGCATCCGTACCCCTATATGCCGTACCCTGGCTTTGTTTTACCACATGCCCCGTTATATCCTGTAGATTACAGGCGGATGTTTGAACCTAGATTCCAAGCACCAGCTTGGGGAGATATACCTCGTCAACAGTACCATCCACAACCTCCGGGGCGTCGTGAGACCGCTTGTTCAGGGGCTCAAACTGACCCTAGCGATGCCATAAACAAGCTAATTGAGTGCTTGGATAAAATCCGAGCCACAGAGCTTCACAGCACCGACCGAGAGCAGGACTCTGGCATTGGTTCTCAATCCTCAGGTATCTTTTCTCCTGTagaagaaaaagctgaaaaacaggGTCACCCACTGCCATCAGAGCCAAATCATGGCTCTTTGGAGTCTCCAGGTGTGACTTCAAATGATTCCATTGGAGGGGTTTATGATGGCAAGTCCAGTCAAGTTATTTTGGACCATTTGAGCCCAGACGGAGCCTGGACAGGAAgactggaggaggagctgcctATTGACAGCTCTTCAGTTCATGAAGAATATCTCCATCAGTTGGCACCAGACGAACACTTTGTCTCACATGAGATGGAGGTCCCAGATATTCAATCAAATATCTCGGTGACTGTTCCAATTTGTGATGCTGAGAAGGACCACAAATCTTCACTTCCCTCCAGTCACCTGGTCTTAACAGAGGCTAAAGTCTCAAAGGTAGAAGATTCCATGACTTCCTGCgatcaaataaaacctgatgaAGGCTACCAGATCATCAAGCTACCGTTTGATGGTGTTTTTTCTCCTGGAGCTGTGCAGCTCTCATCCCCAGCTGCCCCTTACCTTTGCAACTACCTCCCCATGCAGACTACACATGAGCGCATGAGTGTCCTCAGTCCATCTTTGGATGAACTGTCTTCCAGAGATGAAATGTTCTCTACAGATCTGGACGACACGGATCTCTTCCCAAAGCATATGTACACCGGGAGGAGATTTTCGGCAGTCATTGGAGGATCTCCTCCAGCGGCAGACGATGAAGAGGATGCATGGTCACCGAAGTCAAAGAGGGTTGTGTGTGCTTGTTGTGGGAAAAACTTGGAAAAGGGAACAAGCAGGAACAAAATCCATAGCTCCAAAGTGTATCATGATGAAGCTGGAGACTCTGAAGAGGAGGGTGTATATGGGAGAGGGTGCGAGCAACCAATTAGAGTGGTTGTCAGGAAGCATTCTGCACCAAGGAAGACTCAAACTGTCCAAAGACATTTAGCTAAACCTTGGTATAAGAAAGGCCAGTACAAAGGGATGCCAGACTCCATGAAACAGGTGGAGAGTCATGAGGCCTGTCAGCAGGAGGCTGCTGAATCAGAAACCGAGGAGTTGGACAGCAGGGAGCTGCAGTGTAGAACATGCCAGG ATGGACTCTGCAGAGCGGATGTGGCCACGACAGGCCAAGGCCGATGGCCGGCTGGAGAAGCGATTCCCCGTAGAAGACATGCCACCCCTCTGCAACGACAAG AAATGAGCCCTCAGTGGAAGGTGATGTATCACAGACCTAGAGATGATGATCAGGAAGGTGAAGAAGAGGTGCTTCCATTAAGTTGGGAAAgag gctCCACAGTGAGAGGAGAACCAAGATGTTGA
- the LOC122824390 gene encoding uncharacterized protein LOC122824390 isoform X1 encodes MEAVTPNLQRSFGLGPRGPNLNPKLGPEPAAPGPPRPEEQHHKPFFYIQPSQQYLPMQSLQWPVAMPMPYNPYYGYPGLGLGLPMMPHYQPNPYMEPPGFVVPHTHLHLMDYRRMLNPQYYHTMAYHARRFRYQHNSASKEMTSSEVQTEPLLSVHRTSTPRSSGDSTDNTTTDQLQSQGFTVQTEESPSEPQEKVPSSTMGKPSKSTLVIQTEEVTIECCTTPVGLQLLHAQEAAEMSHSFSQDLVQCSSPTQSAILQDEGLDLQADQSEQDLNVCPDTLLGGKPNTGEKSLSLEDPMNQMDPVSVNESEETSTDEDLSATSKSFNLKVVQVPFDPTYLDELRKIESTVWSAEESFVTSPVQNAYMKASNKTLNASTEELIMLTQEVPTEEIIETEMPAIAKVELEEIVPSVEMSEANIYPATDASPLAELTNAAEESLSANILLLDNSPLESDREHHQLETTNDQDHQDTSFESLPAYLPSTSWISDFNHSYHSKKIPLAPMKQNRPRNLHSLDVSKRRRKLNMDYKEQPNVRKPKEKYKPKGKVDRQSFSDHECCLSRNFNENMLSSRWSNNERLCTRCTAKRRINTSPSSVCEGRSLKRKAVPFQQWNNVLLPTCETCKSHTKRQLMRQDSSPDLCSPHYGHDTECDSSGNSSCRTGQDFKKPLALRQMATESPMTIHPRLRQSNCSHDDLQNQSVSWERLRRCPHGNTIREIDENCDAPVSHEEKWSNLDQMYPMPKRQTAERSWRDAALNTYKGRFLKEATSQHFINHKKTQPQSQGICTKETRC; translated from the exons ATGGAAGCAGTCACGCCTAACTTGCAGCGTTCCTTCGGGCTGGGCCCTAGAGGTCCAAACTTGAACCCGAAGCTGGGACCTGAGCCGGCCGCTCCTGGTCCGCCTCGTCCGGAGGAGCAGCACCATAAGCCGTTTTTCTACATCCAGCCTTCGCAGCAGTACCTGCCGATGCAGAGTCTGCAGTGGCCGGTAGCCATGCCTATGCCCTACAACCCGTACTACGGATACCCCGGCTTAG GGCTTGGCCTGCCAATGATGCCCCACTATCAGCCGAACCCCTACATGGAGCCGCCTGGCTTTGTTGTTCCCCACACCCACCTCCATCTTATGGACTACAGACGAATGCTGAACCCCCAGTACTACCACACCATGGCCTATCATGCCCGCAGGTTTCGCTACCAACACAACTCTGCGTCGAAAGAAATGACCAGCTCTGAGGTTCAAACTGAGCCGCTTCTCTCAGTTCATAGGACCAGCACCCCAAGGTCCAGTGGCGACTCCACCGACAACACCACTACTGATCAGCTCCAGTCACAGGGTTTCACCGTACAAACGGAGGAATCCCCCTCAGAGCCCCAAGAGAAGGTGCCCTCTTCCACCATGGGGAAACCATCAAAAAGCACCTTGGTGATTCAGACAGAGGAGGTGACGATTGAATGTTGCACCACACCAGTGGGACTCCAACTGCTCCACGCTCAAGAGGCTGCGGAAATGTCCCACAGCTTTTCCCAGGATCTGGTTCAGTGTAGTTCTCCTACCCAGAGTGCTATCCTGCAGGATGAGGGTCTCGACCTTCAAGCAGACCAGTCTGAGCAGGACCTCAATGTTTGTCCAGACACCCTGTTAGGTGGGAAGCCAAACACTGGGGAGAAGAGCCTTTCTCTAGAGGATCCCATGAACCAAATGGATCCTGTGTCTGTAAACGAATCTGAAGAGACTTCAACTGATGAAGACTTGAGTGCGACCTCAAAAAGCTTTAACCTCAAAGTTGTTCAGGTGCCATTTGATCCAACATATTTGGATGAACTGAGAAAGATTGAGTCCACAGTCTGGTCAGCAGAGGAATCGTTCGTGACTTCCCCTGTCCAAAATGCCTACATGAAGGCttccaataaaacactgaaTGCTTCAACTGAGGAGTTGATAATGTTAACACAGGAGGTTCCTACTGAGGAAATCATTGAAACAGAGATGCCTGCAATAGCAAAGGTTGAACTAGAGGAAATTGTCCCCTCTGTAGAGATGTCTGAAGCAAATATCTACCCTGCTACAGATGCTTCTCCACTGGCTGAGCTAACAAACGCAGCAGAGGAAAGTCTTTCAGCCAATATCCTTCTACTAGATAATTCCCCTCTGGAATCAGACAGAGAGCATCACCAGCTTGAAACTACAAATGACCAAGATCATCAGGACACCTCCTTTGAATCTTTGCCTGCTTACCTTCCCTCTACCAGCtggatttctgactttaatcatAGCTATCACTCCAAAAAGATCCCACTAGCTCCTATGAAGCAGAACAGACCAAGGAATCTCCATAGTCTGGATGTGTCtaaaaggagaagaaagcttAACATGGATTACAAAGAACAACCTAATGTTCGGAAACCAAAAGAGAAGTACAAACCCAAAGGCAAAGTGGATCGACAAAGTTTTTCTGACCATGAATGTTGCCTCAGCAGAAATTTCAACGAGAACATGTTGAGCTCTCGGTGGTCCAACAATGAGCGACTCTGTACCAGATGTACGGCAAAACGTAGGATCAACACGTCTCCAAGTTCGGTGTGTGAAGGCCGAAGCTTGAAAAGGAAAGCTGTTCCTTTCCAGCAATGGAACAATGTCCTTTTACCGACATGTGAAACCTGCAAATCTCACACAAAGAGGCAACTCATGAGACAAGATTCCAGTCCGGATCTTTGTTCTCCCCATTATGGACATGACACAGAGTGCGACTCTTCTGGGAACAGTTCATGTCGAACGGGACAGGACTTCAAGAAGCCGCTGGCACTGAGGCAGATGGCAACTGAAAGTCCTATGACAATCCACCCAAGGCTGAGACAGAGCAACTGCTCGCATGACGATCTGCAGAATCAGTCGGTTAGCTGGGAAAGACTCCGCCGATGTCCGCATGGGAACACGATCCGAGAGATTGACGAGAACTGTGACGCACCAGTTTCCCACGAGGAAAAATGGAGTAACCTGGACCAGATGTACCCGATGCCCAAACGGCAAACTG CAGAGAGGTCATGGAGAGATGCAGCGCTCAACACTTACAAAGGCCGCTTCTTGAAGGAAGCCACCTCACAACACTTTATTAATCACAAGAAAACACAACCACAATCacaag GAATCTGCACAAAAGAAACGAGATGCTGA
- the LOC122824390 gene encoding uncharacterized protein LOC122824390 isoform X2, whose protein sequence is MEAVTPNLQRSFGLGPRGPNLNPKLGPEPAAPGPPRPEEQHHKPFFYIQPSQQYLPMQSLQWPVAMPMPYNPYYGYPGLGLGLPMMPHYQPNPYMEPPGFVVPHTHLHLMDYRRMLNPQYYHTMAYHARRFRYQHNSASKEMTSSEVQTEPLLSVHRTSTPRSSGDSTDNTTTDQLQSQGFTVQTEESPSEPQEKVPSSTMGKPSKSTLVIQTEEVTIECCTTPVGLQLLHAQEAAEMSHSFSQDLVQCSSPTQSAILQDEGLDLQADQSEQDLNVCPDTLLGGKPNTGEKSLSLEDPMNQMDPVSVNESEETSTDEDLSATSKSFNLKVVQVPFDPTYLDELRKIESTVWSAEESFVTSPVQNAYMKASNKTLNASTEELIMLTQEVPTEEIIETEMPAIAKVELEEIVPSVEMSEANIYPATDASPLAELTNAAEESLSANILLLDNSPLESDREHHQLETTNDQDHQDTSFESLPAYLPSTSWISDFNHSYHSKKIPLAPMKQNRPRNLHSLDVSKRRRKLNMDYKEQPNVRKPKEKYKPKGKVDRQSFSDHECCLSRNFNENMLSSRWSNNERLCTRCTAKRRINTSPSSVCEGRSLKRKAVPFQQWNNVLLPTCETCKSHTKRQLMRQDSSPDLCSPHYGHDTECDSSGNSSCRTGQDFKKPLALRQMATESPMTIHPRLRQSNCSHDDLQNQSVSWERLRRCPHGNTIREIDENCDAPVSHEEKWSNLDQMYPMPKRQTERSWRDAALNTYKGRFLKEATSQHFINHKKTQPQSQGICTKETRC, encoded by the exons ATGGAAGCAGTCACGCCTAACTTGCAGCGTTCCTTCGGGCTGGGCCCTAGAGGTCCAAACTTGAACCCGAAGCTGGGACCTGAGCCGGCCGCTCCTGGTCCGCCTCGTCCGGAGGAGCAGCACCATAAGCCGTTTTTCTACATCCAGCCTTCGCAGCAGTACCTGCCGATGCAGAGTCTGCAGTGGCCGGTAGCCATGCCTATGCCCTACAACCCGTACTACGGATACCCCGGCTTAG GGCTTGGCCTGCCAATGATGCCCCACTATCAGCCGAACCCCTACATGGAGCCGCCTGGCTTTGTTGTTCCCCACACCCACCTCCATCTTATGGACTACAGACGAATGCTGAACCCCCAGTACTACCACACCATGGCCTATCATGCCCGCAGGTTTCGCTACCAACACAACTCTGCGTCGAAAGAAATGACCAGCTCTGAGGTTCAAACTGAGCCGCTTCTCTCAGTTCATAGGACCAGCACCCCAAGGTCCAGTGGCGACTCCACCGACAACACCACTACTGATCAGCTCCAGTCACAGGGTTTCACCGTACAAACGGAGGAATCCCCCTCAGAGCCCCAAGAGAAGGTGCCCTCTTCCACCATGGGGAAACCATCAAAAAGCACCTTGGTGATTCAGACAGAGGAGGTGACGATTGAATGTTGCACCACACCAGTGGGACTCCAACTGCTCCACGCTCAAGAGGCTGCGGAAATGTCCCACAGCTTTTCCCAGGATCTGGTTCAGTGTAGTTCTCCTACCCAGAGTGCTATCCTGCAGGATGAGGGTCTCGACCTTCAAGCAGACCAGTCTGAGCAGGACCTCAATGTTTGTCCAGACACCCTGTTAGGTGGGAAGCCAAACACTGGGGAGAAGAGCCTTTCTCTAGAGGATCCCATGAACCAAATGGATCCTGTGTCTGTAAACGAATCTGAAGAGACTTCAACTGATGAAGACTTGAGTGCGACCTCAAAAAGCTTTAACCTCAAAGTTGTTCAGGTGCCATTTGATCCAACATATTTGGATGAACTGAGAAAGATTGAGTCCACAGTCTGGTCAGCAGAGGAATCGTTCGTGACTTCCCCTGTCCAAAATGCCTACATGAAGGCttccaataaaacactgaaTGCTTCAACTGAGGAGTTGATAATGTTAACACAGGAGGTTCCTACTGAGGAAATCATTGAAACAGAGATGCCTGCAATAGCAAAGGTTGAACTAGAGGAAATTGTCCCCTCTGTAGAGATGTCTGAAGCAAATATCTACCCTGCTACAGATGCTTCTCCACTGGCTGAGCTAACAAACGCAGCAGAGGAAAGTCTTTCAGCCAATATCCTTCTACTAGATAATTCCCCTCTGGAATCAGACAGAGAGCATCACCAGCTTGAAACTACAAATGACCAAGATCATCAGGACACCTCCTTTGAATCTTTGCCTGCTTACCTTCCCTCTACCAGCtggatttctgactttaatcatAGCTATCACTCCAAAAAGATCCCACTAGCTCCTATGAAGCAGAACAGACCAAGGAATCTCCATAGTCTGGATGTGTCtaaaaggagaagaaagcttAACATGGATTACAAAGAACAACCTAATGTTCGGAAACCAAAAGAGAAGTACAAACCCAAAGGCAAAGTGGATCGACAAAGTTTTTCTGACCATGAATGTTGCCTCAGCAGAAATTTCAACGAGAACATGTTGAGCTCTCGGTGGTCCAACAATGAGCGACTCTGTACCAGATGTACGGCAAAACGTAGGATCAACACGTCTCCAAGTTCGGTGTGTGAAGGCCGAAGCTTGAAAAGGAAAGCTGTTCCTTTCCAGCAATGGAACAATGTCCTTTTACCGACATGTGAAACCTGCAAATCTCACACAAAGAGGCAACTCATGAGACAAGATTCCAGTCCGGATCTTTGTTCTCCCCATTATGGACATGACACAGAGTGCGACTCTTCTGGGAACAGTTCATGTCGAACGGGACAGGACTTCAAGAAGCCGCTGGCACTGAGGCAGATGGCAACTGAAAGTCCTATGACAATCCACCCAAGGCTGAGACAGAGCAACTGCTCGCATGACGATCTGCAGAATCAGTCGGTTAGCTGGGAAAGACTCCGCCGATGTCCGCATGGGAACACGATCCGAGAGATTGACGAGAACTGTGACGCACCAGTTTCCCACGAGGAAAAATGGAGTAACCTGGACCAGATGTACCCGATGCCCAAACGGCAAACTG AGAGGTCATGGAGAGATGCAGCGCTCAACACTTACAAAGGCCGCTTCTTGAAGGAAGCCACCTCACAACACTTTATTAATCACAAGAAAACACAACCACAATCacaag GAATCTGCACAAAAGAAACGAGATGCTGA